A window of the Polypterus senegalus isolate Bchr_013 chromosome 4, ASM1683550v1, whole genome shotgun sequence genome harbors these coding sequences:
- the LOC120528450 gene encoding LOW QUALITY PROTEIN: leiomodin-2-like (The sequence of the model RefSeq protein was modified relative to this genomic sequence to represent the inferred CDS: inserted 1 base in 1 codon): MSSTFGYRKELDKYEDIXEDELPASLTSEELQQLERELEDIDPDDNVPIGLRQKDQTEKTPTGTFSREALMKYWENETRKLLENERTAFGKSKEKNKEETSAATETEPTTESNSEVSEGANTDYEEEDDMEDESDEESENPVTEDEDLDDGDSGLDSKSSCSHEETSNGFNTLFDVVKPPDSESSKPDETEDIKSFTKSARGKFNSS; the protein is encoded by the exons ATGAGTAGTACATTTGGGTATCGTAAAGAGCTTGATAAATATGAAGATA GTGAAGATGAACTTCCGGCATCGTTGACCTCCGAGGAGTTGCAGCAGCTAGAAAGGGAACTTGAAGATATCGACCCGGACGATAACGTACCCATTGGATTACGACAGAAAGATCAAACTGAGAAAACCCCCACTGGAACATTTAGTAGAGAGGCACTGATGAAATACTGGGAAAATGAGACACGGAAGCTTCTTGAAAATGAAAGAACAGCTTTTGGAAAAAGCAAGGAAA AAAATAAGGAGGAGACATCTGCTGCCACAGAAACTGAGCCGACCACTGAAAGTAATAGTGAAGTCTCAGAAGGAGCAAATACAGATTACGAGGAAGAGGATGACATGGAGGATGAGAgtgatgaagaaagtgaaaacCCGGTTACTGAAGATGAAGATTTGGATGATGGCGATAGTGGTTTAGACAGCAAGTCATCTTGTAGCCATGAAGAGACATCCAATGGCTTCAATACTctctttgatgtggtgaagccaCCAGACAGTGAAAGCTCAAAACCAGATGAAACAGAAGACATTAAAAGTTTCACCAAATCAGCAAGGGGGAAATTCAACAGTAGTTGA